In Seonamhaeicola sp. S2-3, the genomic window AGATTTGATATTTTTCTGAAACATGGTTCACGGATATCTGTCCATTTTGGATCTGATCGATTATCAAAAGTTTTAAATCGAAACCTACTTTTTTGTAGGAAGTGTATTATACTGAAATAGGTTGACTTTTTTTGGTTCATATTTAGCTGTTCAAAAGATTTTTTTTAGCCGTTTAGAAGGCAAAAAAATAGTTTGAACTAGGTTTGTTCTTAAATTGTAAGTTCAGGTAAATTTACATTATTTTTTCTATAGGATTTGTATTTGATGTTTGGATTTAAATGTACTTCAGCAGGTTTTCTTAGGTCCAGACTAAAATGGGTTCTCAAATTGTTATAAATATATACAGCTTGCTCCGTCATTTTTTGAGCTAAATCGGTGTTTTTAATAGTTTGTTTTAAGCCGTATTCGTATTTAAGTGTTCTATTAATACGTTCAGCAACAGCGTTTTCATAAGGGTCGTATTGTTCAGCCATACTCATTGTTATTCCGTTGCTTTCGGCAAACTCGGTATATTTAGGATTGCAGTATTGAAACCCTCTATCTGAGTGATGAATAAGCTTTTGTTTAGGATATTTTCTATTTTTAATAGCCATAGCAAGCGCCTCTGTACAAAGCGATGTTCTCATATGATTATCGAGTTTATAGCCCATAATTTGCTTAGAATAGGCGTCTGTGACTAAAGCTAGATAGTTGTGCCCATTTTCTGTTTTAATGTATGTTATATCGCTAACCCAAAGTTGTTCTGGTCGAGTAGGAACGTGGTCTTTTACCAGGTTCTTATATTTTTTGTACATATGGTTTGAGTTTGTAGTTGTGATGTAATTTTTAGTTTTAGGAATCAAAAGATTATTTAGCCTAAGGAAGCGATAGAACTTGTCTCTACCAATTTTAATATCAGCGTTTATAAAGTCCTGTTTTAGTTCTTTATGTAGCTTAATTCCACCAGTTTTAGAGCCTACTTTTTTACGGTAGTCCTTGACCATTTTCATTAGCTTCTGATGGTCTACTTCTTGTTTTTGTTGGGTTTTGAGTCTTTTGTAAAAGGCTTGTTTAGATATCCCAAAACATCCATAGAGCCATTTTCTTTTATACGCTGTTTTTTCTTTAGCTCTATCTCTTTTGCTAATGTTTTGGGCAATGACTTTTTTGACATATCAACGCCTGTAATAAGTTCCATATCCGCGATAATGTCTTGTTGGAAGTCTTTTTGAAACTCAAGTTCTTCAATCTTTTCCTTTAACTTTTTAATTTCATCGTTTTTACTCATACCTGTATTTTGTTGTACTAAGGTACTGTATTTTCTTAACCAATAGGAAATGGTTGTTCTGGGGACGTCGTATTTTTTAGAAGCTTGGTTGTTGGATAGTTGACCGTTTAGGATTTGGTCAACGACTAAAAGTTTGGTTTCTAAAGTGGCTTTTTGGTAACTTTTTTTTCGCCAGTGCTCATTTTGTGTTTTCATAAGTGACTATAATTAATGGTTTAATTTTTAGTCAACCTATTTCAGGAAAGTTCACGGGTCAATATGTCTTGTCCTGAAATATGGCTACAGGTTAAAATAGAATTTACGCTGATAATTGATATACCATATTCGGTGTTTTGCAGTCTAAAGATAAGTGTAATCTTACTTCGTTGTATAAATTAATTGCATTTTTTGCAGCTCTCTTAGCATGAGCCACATTATCAAAGGTTTGGTCTAGATAAAATTCATCTTTTAAGATACCGTTTACACGTTCTGCCATGGCATTTTCATAACAATGATTTTCTTCTGTCATACTAATATCTATCTTTTTTCTCTTAAGTATTTGCGTGTAAACATTGCTACAATACTGTATTCCTCTATCTGAATGATGAATAAGTTGTTTAATGTCTTTAGCTTGATAAATAGCTTTATTTAACGCTCTTACACAACCTTTTAATTCCAGACTATCACTAAGATCATATCCAACAATTTTGCGAGAGTACATATCTGTTATTAAAGCCAAGTAGCAAAAACCTTTTATGGTTCTAATATAAGTTATGTCACTAACCCAAACTTGGTTTGGTCTGGTAACATCTATGTTCTTTATCAGGTTGTTATATTTATAAAAGCGATGATAAGAATTGGTTGTTCTGGCACTAGTTTTCTTTCTAAGAGTAAGCATATTGTGTTTTCTAAGGACGTTAAATAAGGTGTCTCTCCCGACTTTAAGATTGGCTTTAGTAAACTCATCATCTAAAGATTTTATGAGTTTCCGTACACCTTCTCTAGGAAGGGATTTACGTTTTTTACTGACTATGTTAATAATCTGTTGTTCTAGTTTTAAACGCTTATCAGCTCTAGATTTGTATTTATAATACGCATCACGTTTAAGACCAAAACAATGGCTTATAGTTGTTAAAGAGGCAAATCCCTTAGATTTTTCTTTAGCTATGATTAAGGCTTTATGCTTAACTTTTTTTTTAGTTCAGCCACAGATTTATAGCCTAGATCCTCAGCTGCTACTTCTAGGTAAGAATCTAATACCAAGGCATCGAGATCTTTTTTAAGCAACAGTTTTTTAAGCTGTTCTATTTCTTTTTGGAGTGCTTTAATTCGTGATATTTCGTCTTTGGTTTCCACTTTTACTCTGGTGTTCATTAAATCTTTACGATTATACTTTTTAATCCACTCATTGACTGTTGTAGGAGCAATAGAGTAGAGTTTACAAAGTTCGCTCTTTGTGTGTTTACCTTTACTAAGTTCATCTAGAATTTTTAGTTTAAAGGGTTCTGAATACCGTCTGATTACTTTGTCATTTTTGTACATAATGTTTAAAATTATGTAGCCTTTATTCAGGACGGGTCAAAATTACTTACAACGTTTGTGTATATGAAAAGTAACGTGTAAAAATACGTTATTTTTCGGGTTTACGTTGTGTTTTTTAGTGCTCACAAATTTTAGGCTGTGAACTTACCTAGTTATTTTTTATATACGTTGTTGCCAACTGTACTTTTAAATTAGTTCATACGTTCATTGACATACTGAATGCTTTATTTTTTTTCGAGGGTAGGCAGATTGCTGACAGTTGGAAGCAAAAAAAATTAAAATTGAATATTTAATAAATCAGGATATGTATTGCAAACCATGGTTTTTATTTGCTTTTCGGTTTTTGTTAAATCAATATTTTTTCGATTAAGTAAGATATAAGAACTAGCGTTTGGAAAAGATTTATGTAAAAAAGTTTTACCTCCAATTAATTGAGGTATATGATATTTATACAACCTGAAACGCTGGTTTGTTTTATATCCTTCAACTTTATCAGATTTAACATCGATTGTTCTCGCTCCAATAAACCCAAAAGACGCTGTAGGGTGGATTTTTAATAATTCAGGTATGCACTTTGCACAAGTGATTAAAATATTAGCTACATCGCCTTTGTTAATAACATTAGAGTATTTTCTATTACTCTTTCTATCCTTTTTTGCGTAAAATTTAACCGCAATAAAATCATGTTCATGATAATCCGCATAAACGATGTAATGCAATTTTGTTTTTATTGAAAAAAACTTATATACATATCGTTTTTCGTGCCAACTGCAAGAAGGGTGGGTTTGAATAAATTTTAAAGGATAACCTGAAGAAGTTAACTTCATTTAAGGAACTAACATAGGTCTGTTGTCTTTACTTAATTTAACAACTTCTCCGTTAGTTAAAACTTTTCTTAAATCAACTGATTCAGAATCCTCGAAAGATAACCAACCAAGACGCTCTCCTTTACTTCTTACATTTTTAGATTTGTAAGACTTAAAGGTATTCTTGAAATGTTCTTTATATTTGTTTACTGTTCCCATGATTTAATTAAAAATCGTTTTTATTTAATACAAAACTACAATAAGTATTCCAAAATAAGTATATACTGTATATACTATGTATTTATAATGTATTTACTAATTATAGTTTTTAACTATGACAAATTAGTCGTTTAATTATTCTTTAAGTTACAGATATATAACGAATTAACCTAATAAAATCGTATATTTATATAAGCAAACAAGCTAAAAAAAGCGTCGGAAAAAATAAAGAGATTTCAGTAAGTCAGTATAGTAAATACTTGGTTCAGTTGTATTGTTGGCAACGGTTTTGTGTATGGTTAGTTGCGTGTTTAAGCAACTAATTTAGTAAACAAAAACGAACGCGAGAAAATTCCGAAGGAATTTTCCAAATAAGCACTTGCCAAAGCAATTAATTATACACGGTGTGCCTGTTGCACAAGACTTGCTAAATATACAGAAATTTCGTATATTTAATAATGCAAGGCACAAAAATATTTCAAGAAAAGCTATTCAATCAATTTAGGCTAAGCGACCGCGTACCAGAAGAGAATTTCTACCGACGTCTTCGTGGAGCTATCGACCTTAATTTCCTTTACAAAAGGACTCAGAAATTCTATGGATCAAGCGGACAAAAAAGCATCGACCCTGTTGTATTCTTTAAGCTATGTTTGGTTGGTTATTTAGAAAATATAACAAGCGACCGTAAGCTTATATCACATTGTAGCATGCGCTTGGATATCTTGTATTTTTTAGGCTATGATATCGACGAAGAATTACCGTGGCATTCTACTATAAGCCGTACACGCCAACTATTTCCAGAAGCGGTATTTGAATCTGTTTTCACAAAAATATTTGGGCTATGTGTCTCGGCAGGTATGGTTGCCGGCCATA contains:
- a CDS encoding transposase — protein: MYKNDKVIRRYSEPFKLKILDELSKGKHTKSELCKLYSIAPTTVNEWIKKYNRKDLMNTRVKVETKDEISRIKALQKEIEQLKKLLLKKDLDALVLDSYLEVAAEDLGYKSVAELKKKLSIKP
- a CDS encoding IS3 family transposase, with product MSKQAFYKRLKTQQKQEVDHQKLMKMVKDYRKKVGSKTGGIKLHKELKQDFINADIKIGRDKFYRFLRLNNLLIPKTKNYITTTNSNHMYKKYKNLVKDHVPTRPEQLWVSDITYIKTENGHNYLALVTDAYSKQIMGYKLDNHMRTSLCTEALAMAIKNRKYPKQKLIHHSDRGFQYCNPKYTEFAESNGITMSMAEQYDPYENAVAERINRTLKYEYGLKQTIKNTDLAQKMTEQAVYIYNNLRTHFSLDLRKPAEVHLNPNIKYKSYRKNNVNLPELTI
- a CDS encoding helix-turn-helix domain-containing protein is translated as MKTQNEHWRKKSYQKATLETKLLVVDQILNGQLSNNQASKKYDVPRTTISYWLRKYSTLVQQNTGMSKNDEIKKLKEKIEELEFQKDFQQDIIADMELITGVDMSKKSLPKTLAKEIELKKKQRIKENGSMDVLGYLNKPFTKDSKPNKNKK
- a CDS encoding IS3 family transposase, producing the protein MIAKEKSKGFASLTTISHCFGLKRDAYYKYKSRADKRLKLEQQIINIVSKKRKSLPREGVRKLIKSLDDEFTKANLKVGRDTLFNVLRKHNMLTLRKKTSARTTNSYHRFYKYNNLIKNIDVTRPNQVWVSDITYIRTIKGFCYLALITDMYSRKIVGYDLSDSLELKGCVRALNKAIYQAKDIKQLIHHSDRGIQYCSNVYTQILKRKKIDISMTEENHCYENAMAERVNGILKDEFYLDQTFDNVAHAKRAAKNAINLYNEVRLHLSLDCKTPNMVYQLSA